The DNA sequence taattaattaaatgaatGGGGAAATAACATTTGCAACGCTCCCCCTTTATTTTGCAAAAGCTAAGCATAAAATACACAAGGCTTTGTAACAGTTGTCGCTCTAAATTTGGAAATGCATGCAATCACTTTTGGAAAAATAGCTTACTAAAGAAGCAGCAGTGTGGTACAGCTGACAGAACAAAGAGTGTATTTTAGCTAGCAAATTACAAATCAGAGACCAGCTCAGATATGTTCTCAAGTATAAACTGACATACAAATTAACACTAAGTGCTTGAAGATAGCGCTGAGGAGCAGTAAAACATCTGCTCTTGTGCTAAAAGCAGACAGTGAAAGTTGTTAGTAATGTTTTACCAAACCCTGAGCTGATACTAGCAGTTtccaagctgctgctctgcagttccCTCTCATTCAGTTAACAGGAAAGATGAGTTTTTTCCTCAGTGTGAAACTGGGCTGTGGCATCTGCTTCCCTGCATTCTGTTTGTCAATCTTTCTGCTCACCTCTTGATTCACTGCTGTCAGGATGGTGAGAATATCTTCTCCTCTGCAAAAATACAGATATGTTTTGTATTAGAGAAGTGGTTAACACCAGAAAACTTGATGCACGCTCATATATCGTGAGGTGTACCACTGCTAATAGATCCTGTTTTAAAAGGCTTCAGCAGTTAGGTAAACTGTTTTTTAGCAATCTGTGTACCTTGTTGCTCTATCCCAAACTACTGTTTTCAGTCTGAGCAAGCACTCCCCACTGGACCTCATCTACCTCTGCATCCAAAACAATTGCCTgtcattcagaaggaaaatacaggTGTAGCTTATGGAAATATAGTTACCGAGGACAGCTCTTCTCTAAGTGTTGGCACAGTGACTGTATATACCAGGTCCCCTGGCTTGGACTTCTGTAGGAAACATAATCCTGCAGGGTAGCCATGCCCAGGAGAAAGTCTGCTTCTGAGGGGATGCAGTCAAGTTGAAATCGTGCATCTGTTTCTACAGAAGAATCTTGCTCTCCAGAATCTATTTCAATGGTTACACCTTTCTGGCGAGCATCACCTTGGCAGGCCTGAACAAAGAAGACTTTTGGCTTTCCTGCAAGGGAGTGGCAATTCCGCCCAGTGAAAGAAGTGGTCAGTTCCTGGATAGGTACTTCCTTCCCATCAACACCATatataatgcctttttttccatgagagAGGATGCAGCAAACAAAGCAGTCCTTGTCCTTGTGGTCTTCGCACTGATAGATGTTCACAATGTTACGGATCTCCTTTGCGGTGAGGTCTTTATATTCCGCTATTTTAAAGTGAAGCTTGCTGAAGACTTTCTTCAGAGCCgctggaaagcaaacagaaggGGAACTGGAGCTGTTTCATAAAACTTGGAATTTGTTTGCAAATTACATTGCTAAAGATAATCTGGCCGCTTTTTAATCCTGTTACACTTCTATCCAGGCAGTTACATTCCTGCTCTGACAATCATCTGGTGGTCTGATTGCTAGCCATATCTGTACTAAGTCCCCTTAGCTCTCATTACAGGGCTTCGATGCCATCttgctgtttattatttcttctgtctGGAAAGTGTGCAGAGCTACTAAGAAAGCCTTATTTCCTAACACATGTCACAGCTAACCTAGCTTTTAAAGCCCAGGCTGAGTTTGCTGCTAAAGGCTGCAGAAAACTAAAGTGTTAGTGAGCTGTTCTTAGCTAGCCAGTGAACCCTTCATGAGCTGATTTGGGTTTGTCAAgactggaagcagagctgagtcagctgctgcaaagaaagTAGCCTAGAAAGGGAAGCTTGATATTCAGACCTTTAGTGCAGAACAGGAAGtgtattttctgttcttaaaCTAGTCCACTCTCCATGAGAAGTGGAGATATACAAACTCCTCTGTACCTGCATCCACGTCTGTCCCATTCCGATCCTTCATCTTTAGTTCAGCCACTTCTGCCCTGGCTCTTGCAAAATTGTGATTATTCAGGATGAGGCACACTCCGCGGGGTCGGCTGGTCATTTTGTAAACTTCAACCTGTCGGACCAAAAGCCTGCTGATGAAGCTACTGCACCCTTCTCCAGGTGCTTCTCCGCCctagctggcagcacagctgggcTAGGAGCCTGCTGGACTTTTCTGGACAGCCCTCCCCGGCCGACTTTGCTCCCAGGACATCACACCACACTGCCCCACTGACTTGGGGAGTCTGTGCACAGCGTGCCCCACCATCATGTTCAGCCCAGCTGGGATACTGCATTCACTCACTTCCCTGTGCCCAGCCAACTGCAGCTTTCTTGGTATAAGAAACTTGACCTATCGTGCTACCCTTGCAAAGGTTTCTGAAGCTTTAACAGTGCAGCAGCTGCTACCTGTGACTTAActtcagaataaaatatattacacaagtggtgctttttttttaattctagacaGAGCCTTTAGCAGTTTTGCTTGTAGTAACTAGTCACCTCATGGAGGGATGACTTCTTCCCATACAAGATTATAATGTTTCTAGGAAACAAACTGACTTACCTGGGAAGATTCACTACGGCTGCCAGGAGAATCAGGTGACACGGATGAGGCCAGCTGTCTGGCACAGGCtgaacatacacacaaaaaaaggtaTGTGTAAGTAGAATATGTAGCActagagaaaggagagaggagttGCTCTTGCACTCCTTCTCAACAAGTACCTCCAGGGataactgttctttaaaaatactaaattgtgggggtttttttatgGCTGTTCGTGTTAGCtataaaccacaaaaaaaaaaaaagaaaaaaaaagaaaagttaaaagacAGTAAAAGTATTTTGCTCAGTTAGTAAGTGGCTATTTGGTCACTATTTAAACACTCCCATTTGTAAAGTAGTGAGATGTGAGGGGGCGTAAAGAGTCCAAaagtttgagaaaaataaaaggtttaaagAGTTATTTTTGGAGGATTTTGTTACCTTCAGTGACTCCTGTGTTGCCACTCTGTCCCTCTGTGATGAGCATCTCTTCTTCACCTGAAAAGCATTCATTATTAGTCCTGCATGACACCTACTTATCACTTCAAGAGTAACTGAGGTGGAAGAGGCCTTTTTTGTGTTGTTGTATTTTTACCACATCGGTTTAATTCATACTCTTCAATTTTCTTCACCAGGCTCTTGTCAACTTTTTCACAAAGAGTCTTCAGGACCTTTAGGTTGTCTTCTCCCaaaattcccttcttctccatctCGATGAAAACGTCGATCATTGTCTGGGCAATCAGAAAGGCAGTTTCCTCTTAGGGCACATCCATGCTGCCATGGGGAGGGAAGCTGCAGCATGTATAGATGTACCTAAGCCAGCTTTAAATGTACTGACAGCACAAGTGACCGCAAGAGTCAGTCTACCTAACCAGCACCTCAGTTGCTACCTCAGCTGATTCAATTAATGCTAATTCAACTCTGCTTACAAGCACAAGCACCATCTTCAAGGCATGCTCACTTCTCTCCCACTATTCAGAGAGGGCGATCACCACTCTAGCTCCTGGATTAAATCACATGAGAACAtacagtctctcttttttttttaaaactaattcatttctttcattcagCTGCTTTCCAGTGGCTATTTCATCCACTTAACTATAACACAAGAATCACTTCAGCGACTGCCTCTGGCAGTGGAGAAGATGAATCTTAACCATGCAAGCATGGTGCAGAGATTAATTTCTGAAGGGAGAGAGGACCCAATCGTCATGAGCTCATGCCAAACAGAGAGTGACAAAGTGCTCTGGTCACCCCAAGGATTTACTAGAATGGCTGCCACCAAGTGGTCACAGTCTCTCCTCTGAGAAAGAATGAATGTGTTACAAGTACCCAGCAGTCAGAACCATAGGCCAAGGTACTGTAAGGGCAGCTGGATCTCCTAGAAAGCCATGAGTAAACCCTATGCTCTTGTGCCTTAGTTCTGCCTAGCTCCATATTTTCTGagtttggaaataaaagaaacaaaaaaacatgaaGTATCTGATAGCCACAGTGGGTGATTCTGTGTATTTAGTAATGATCTAGAAAGCAGCCAAAAGACAATCAGTTGGGAAAGATGAGGCCGTGTGCTAATCACCACTGATTCCACCACTTCTTAGAAAAAGCCACCGAGTTCCCTTGGCCCTGTACTGAGCTTGAGCACTAaggcctcagcacctggcacaggAGTGGCCCAAGCTCTTGCCGTCACACTGCTGCAAGGGCTACACAAGCCACACTAGCACACACTGTGCCCCAGGCTCACTGGAGGCCAGTTCTGTGCCAGCTGCACGCTTTCTTGATATTTTCAGTATCAGTGGCGCTCATCCCCATCGCTGATACCAAAATACATCTATAGCTTCAAATGCTAAAAAGAGCATTAAAGTCAGTCTTACATTCTCAGCGTTCAGCCTGGATTTTGGTAGTTCTTTCCCCAAAAGAAATTTGAAACACTTCAGCTCCTCAGTGGTGATGTTTTCAGACAGTTGAAAGAGCAGGTACCTAGAAAGGGTGTAGAGGACACAATTTCATTGTAGTCCCTAGCACATCCTTTAGCACAATTTAAACGTGTACTGTTGAATGGTGCTCTGCTCCACTCACAACAACATCTATACACGCTTTTTCCTTTTCGACCTGAGGGGACTGCAGTCCCAGGACAGTCTAGAGTCGAACCATTTATCACCAGCTGCAATTAAGAGGTGTGTTTTCCTAACAACAGAACTATACTGAGACTTTCTGGAACTGAGACTACGGAAACTGCCATGACTAGTAACTTTTCACACTATACAGAACACAGAAATTTCTGCCAACTGTACAATCACTGCAGTGAGACACACCAGGTAGAGCTACACTGCAGCATAGTTTGGGAGAGGACGTAAATGCCCCAACAGCTGTTTCCAAGCCACTGTGCAGAACTGAGGTGGAGCTGGAAAACTCATGCAAGGTTACAATTCAGCTTCTACTCAgccatgtttttaaacaaacGTGTGAGGAGAGTAACAAAAAAGTAAGGCTTGTTTTAAACATCCTAGGCAGTTTAGGGGGCTGTTCAGTATCAAGGTACAGCTTAGTTTTCTGCCCTTTACAGAATTTGTAATAGAAGAATTCGTCATGGCTTGTACCTGTTTTCCCTTGGCCAGGTGTAGAAGCCTGTGTGCTTCCAAACTTAGCCTGGTGTTCAGATCTTTGGTAAAACTTACACCAGTGCACGAGAGACAACAATCTGGTCTGAGCAACAGAACTCCTGGATAAAGAGCACTCTGGCTGCTAGCTGATCTGCAGCACTTACACTCCTGCCCTCCAGGCTGCCTGGTGAAGCCATGGCCCCAGGTACTCACCTGAAAGGAGACACCTTTGCCTTGCCTGGGATCTGAAGctccctctccatctcctctcGGCTGGAGCGCAGGTGGTCACCCAGGATGTCCATGCGATTGATCCGGTAGATCAGCTCCTTCAGGAAGGCCAGATTCCCCACCTCGATCAGGCCTTTCTCCTGCAGCGCTTGGAAGAAGGCCTTGGGCTCCTGAATGGCTTCCTGCTTCCTCAAGGGGATGTGCTCCAGGCTGAGGAACTTGAGAGCCGCCAGGTCATCCTTAACCAGCGCATCGCTGATAACGTAGAGGCACCTGGAAAACTCCATTGtcccctgctgcctcctgggaCGGCTTCAGGCCTGAGCAAAGAGCGATGCGTTTCCTTGCCGCAGCCCCGGCGTGCTTCCGCTCGCGGGAGGCGGCGCCCGGGCCTGAGCGTCTGGGAGCTGTAGTTTCCCCACGCCACCCCGTGACCCCAcaccggggctgcggcgggggcacTGCCGGCCGGGGAGGAGGACCCTGAGGGATGGTCAGGCAGGAGCCACCAGGCAAGAGGCTGGAGCTT is a window from the Struthio camelus isolate bStrCam1 chromosome 6, bStrCam1.hap1, whole genome shotgun sequence genome containing:
- the CASP8 gene encoding caspase-8 codes for the protein MEFSRCLYVISDALVKDDLAALKFLSLEHIPLRKQEAIQEPKAFFQALQEKGLIEVGNLAFLKELIYRINRMDILGDHLRSSREEMERELQIPGKAKVSPFRYLLFQLSENITTEELKCFKFLLGKELPKSRLNAENTMIDVFIEMEKKGILGEDNLKVLKTLCEKVDKSLVKKIEEYELNRCGEEEMLITEGQSGNTGVTEACARQLASSVSPDSPGSRSESSQVEVYKMTSRPRGVCLILNNHNFARARAEVAELKMKDRNGTDVDAAALKKVFSKLHFKIAEYKDLTAKEIRNIVNIYQCEDHKDKDCFVCCILSHGKKGIIYGVDGKEVPIQELTTSFTGRNCHSLAGKPKVFFVQACQGDARQKGVTIEIDSGEQDSSVETDARFQLDCIPSEADFLLGMATLQDYVSYRSPSQGTWYIQSLCQHLEKSCPRGEDILTILTAVNQEVSRKIDKQNAGKQMPQPSFTLRKKLIFPVN